The DNA sequence TCCAAGCAAGAACAAATGGCCCGGGCCCTCCGGGACCTTAAAAGAAAAGTAGAAGGCGATATGGAAGTAGGAGCGGCAGCCACCCCATTCACCAAGAAGTTGGAATCTACCCCCGAAGAATCGGGGCTGAAGCACTTCAATTTTGACTCTTTTGATGGATTAGCTGATCCCGAGGAGCATCTGAACTATTTCGTGCAAATATCTAATATTTATGATTACAGTGACCTAACCAGATGCCGATTCTTCGCATCAATGTTGAAGGGGGGAACTCAGAAATGGTTCAGCCGCATTCCATCCCGGAGTGTGGACTCTTGGAAAGACTTCCGCGAGATGTTTTTGAAAAGATTCAGGGCCAACCGGATGAACGAACTGCAAATGTGTCATTTGGAAACAATCCAGCAAAGAAGCAAGGAGTCCCTCCCGGAATTCATCAAAACATTCCAAGAAGCAGTTAACCAACTCTCCAACTTAGAAGAAAAAGAGACAGTGAACATTTTTCGAAGGAACTTGCACCCAATATCTTGCGAAGGCTATGTCAAAGACTTGATTCATAGAGAGCCCCAGAGCCTAGCATCGGCATACGcgttagcatcaaagttcataaaGGAAAATGATTTCCTCAAGTCAATGAAAATGAATAGAAGAATACATGATGATGATGAGTCTCCGGAACGACGCTCGTCGTCCCGAAAAGACAAAAGATACAAGCTTGATAGGCAAGCCAACTACATTCAGCAGTCTCGGGGAACCCCACCCCGGGAGACATACACCGAGTTAAGAAAGAATGAAAGGAAACCCAAGACCAAGAAAGAACCCAAGCCGGAACCGGAGTGGACACCCCTCAACAGGCCCCGGGTTGACATTTTGCGTGAAGTTAAGGGCAAGCCGTTTTATTATCCGCCAAAACCCTTGTTGGCGCCTCCCGAGAACAGGGCCCGGGACAAGCATTGTGGCTATCACGAGGATCATGGCCATACCACTGAAAACTATTTCTCCCTCAAGATGTTCATAGAAGACCAGATCAAGAAGGgaaacatgaaccagtatcttcaAAGGGGGTCAATTGACAAAGATAGGGCCCCGGGAAGAGGCAAAAATGTGGTGAATGTTGTTTTTTGAGGCACAGCTTCTCCACCTCGGAGCCCGGACCAGGAGAATGATGTGATGATGATCCAGACTCTGGATGATGAGCCGATCTGCTTCTCTTATTCCGATTATAAGGGGCTCGATCCGGATCACAACTTGGCATTGGTGGTGACCCTTGATGTCGCAAACAACGAGGTAAAAAGAATTTTAGTTGACAATGGTTCCTCTGTTAATATTGTATTCGAACACACACTTAACATGATGGAGCTCGGGCACCTCCGAATGGACCCCTTTCTTGAAGATCCCTTGTACGGATTTGGGAACACGATGATTCCAATCCGGGGCATCATTTATCTCCCCATCATCTTTGGAACCGCACCCCGGCAGGTCTCTTATATGATGAAGTTCTATGTGATAAGCGCAACCTCCTCATACAACATGATCCTTGGAAGGCCCACTATCACCAAGCTCAGGGCAATCCCCTCAACTATTCACTTAAAACTCAAATTCCCCACCCCGGGAGACGTTGGAGAATTGAAAGGAAACAGGGAAATGGCAGGGAGATGCTATGGTCAAGCCCTTGTCATGGCAGAAACGGAACCGGAAAACCGGAAGAAGATAATGTCCCTACCCAAGGGGCAAAGCAGAAAGAAGCATCGAGAACACCTTAGTAAAAGGGCCCGCTTGGATATGAATATGATTGAAGACTCCGGATACAGCGTAACCAACGTTGATGCCCGGATTCAGAAATTTGTAGAGAGCAAGGAGAAGACAAAGGTAGAACCTGCCCAACAGACAATCGAGGTAGATTTGGAACCCGGGAACCCCACCCGGAAAATCAAAATCGGCAAAGGCCTGGAAACCACATTCCAGAAGGAGCTCATCGATCTACTAAAGGAATTTGCTGATGTGTTCGCTTGGTCCCCGGAAGACATGCCGGGGATTGATGAATCTGTGGCCATACACAGTCTGGACGTAGATCCAAAGCAAAGACCAATCAAGCAAAAACGAAGGAACTTTGCCCCTGAGAGACAGCAGGCAATTGACCAAGAAGTGGAAAAGTTGTTAAAGGCAGACATAATATGTGAAATTAAGTATCCGTATTGGCTAGCAAATGTTGTGCTGGTCAAAAAACCCAATGGAAAATAGCGAATGTGCGTGGATTATACAAGCCTCAATTCGGCGTGTCCTAAAGACTCCTACCCCCTGCCCAACATTGACCAGCTGATAGACGCAACATCAGGCCATGTaatgctaagcttcatggatgcTTTCTCGGGATACAACCAGGTCAAGATGAATCCGGCAGACATTGCGAAGACGGCATTCATTACACACCGGGCTGTCTACGCTTTTGttatgatgccatttgggttaatCAACGCCGGGGCAACATACCAAAAATGATGAATACCATCTTCCAAAATCAGCTGGGCAGGAACATGGAATCTTATGTTGATGACATGATCTCTAAGTCGGTCATAATCCCAGAGCACATCCAGGACCTCAGGGAGTGTTTCGATAATTTGAGGAAGTATAACACGAAGCTGAACCCAGAGAAATGCGCGTTCGGGGTCCCCTCCGGGAAGTTTCTTGGTTTTCTGGTCAGTGAACGAGGAATAGAAGCCAACCCGGAGAAGATCAAAGCTATAATGGAAATGACAGTCCCCCAGACTCAAAAGGACATTTAAAAGCTTGCAGGATGTTTAGCAGCCCTTCGAAGATTTATCCCAAAATTGGCAGAAAAGTGCCTGCCTTTCTTTGAGCTGTTAAAAGGGGCCCAGAACAAAAAACTGATCGACTGGACCACGGATTGCCAAACAGCATTTGAGGAAGTCAAGTGACATCTGATGAACCCGCCTATTCTGTCAAAAGCAAAGCCCGGAGAGCCTCTGTATCTCTACATTGCAGCCGGGGAAAGAGCGGTATCTTCTGCACTCATCCGGGAGGAAAATGGTTCACAGAGCCCGGTATACTATGTAAGTCAAGTCCTGAAAAACGCTGAAACCTGGTACCCGAACTTGGAAAAATTCGCACTGGCTCTTGTGCACTCGAGCAGGAAGCTAAGGCAATACTTCCAAGGCCGGGAAATCAGGATTATCACTAATCAACTACTTCACAAAATCATCTATAAGCCAGATGCCTCTGGGAGATTAGTCAATTGGGCAATTGAATTGAGCCAATTCAATATCAAATTTATTCCGAGGACtactataaaagcccaggcgttgGCCGAGTTCGTCATGGAATGCACCTTTCCGGAGGTCCCGGAGACACCTAAACTTGGATTTGGAGAAGAAAAAGAGGCTAGCAACCGGGATTCTTGGACATTACATGTCGATGGTTCGGCTACAGCCGAAAGGTCCGGAGCCGACCTGATCCTTTCCAGCCCAGGCGGATTCACAATCCAGCAGGCCGTAACCTTCGCCTTCAAAGCAATAAACAACCAGGCTGAATATGAAGCTCTCCTCTTCGGACTCAGGTTAGCCAAATCACTTGGAGTAAGGAGTTTAACCATTTATAGTGATTCTCAGATTGTGGTAAGACAAACCAATGGTGAATATATTGCAAAAGATCCCAAATTGGCCCGGTATGAGGAGATGGTTAGGGCAATCCTGGAAACCATCCCGGACTCAACCATCTTGCAGATAAACAGAGAGGAAAATGCGAAGGCAGACGAACTGTCCAAGCTCGTCCAGAAGACTTCAGATTTAAGCAGCTCGGTGTACTTCGAGGAGCTCGGAGCCCCCAACACCGGTCGGCCCGAGGTATTATGTATTAGTAGCCCGGATAACTGGATTACTCCTTACATAGCCTATCTTAAGGACGGCACCCTTCCGGAAGACAAGAACAAAGCACGGTAACTCAAGTATAAAGCTGCCCGCTTCTTTCTGGAAGATAATCAGCTATACCGGCGAACTTTCTCTGCCCCGACTTTAAAGTGTGTTGATCCAGATGAGGCAGATTATTGTCTCCAAGAGGTGCACGAGGGAATCTGTGGGGATCATTTAGCCGCTAAAGCTCTAGCCTACAAGGTCATCAGACAAGGCTACTATTGGCCCACAATCCACGCTGATTCAGTTACCTATGTGAAGAAATGCAGCAAGTGCCAAAAGTTCAGCAATGTGCCGAAGCAAGGTTCAAGCCTCCCCGGGTCCGTTCTCTCCCCGATCCCATTCGCTGTATGGGGAATTGACATCATGGGCCCTTTCCCTCGAGCAAAAGGGGATCTTCGTTATGTGCTGGTAGCAATAGATTATATGACTAAGTGGACAGAAGCCAAGGCTATGAGAACCATCAATCAGCAAGACTACATCAAATTTGTGGATGCGATTGTGATGATGTTCGGGATCCCGATGATTTTAATCTCGGACAATGGGCCACAGTTTATAGGTTCGAATTTTGAAGCCTATCTCAAAGAGCTCGGGATAAGGCACAGAAAAGCATTTGTGGCCCATCCACAAAGAAATGGACAGGTCGAGGTCACAAACAGAACCATACTCCGAGGTCTGGAAAAGAGACTGGAAGACTCTAAAAAGAACTGGCCGGATGAACTCCCGAAGGTTTTATGGTCATACAGAACTACCTCCCGGACGGGAACTGGTGAGACTCCATTCAAGCTTGCCTATGGTACCGAGGTCCGGTTATCGGTGGAAACCGGATCCCCCTCTCATAGAGTGGCCAACTTTGATGAGGTCTCCAACATAGAAGGCCTCAGAACCAACCTCGAACTCTTGGATGAAGTAAGAGATCGGGCCGTAGAAAAAATGGAAAGCTACAAGGAAAAAACAAAGCTTTACTTTGCGAAGAAGGCCAAGATAAGAGAATACGTGGTGGGAGATCTAGTGCTCCGGGACACCAAAGCCTCGAACCCAACTAACCAAGGGAAACTGCAGCCGAACTGGGAAGGCCCCTACGTAGTCAAGGAAGTGCTCCGTCTGGGAACTTACAAGCTGAACTACCTCAGCGGGACCGAGGTCCCCAACACCTGACACGGAACCCggctaaggaaattctaccaatAAGAGAAAGGTGCACATTTTGGGAACACCTCTACATTTATACTATGATATTTTGATGTAAACACTATTCCCATTCGCCCCAGAATGTAATTTTTGCTTTCGATATGAATGAAAAACTCTACTTTAAGCGTTCCATAATTTGAATCAATTTTATTATGCTGCTTATTTATCTACCATCAGATTtaaaaacacagcccatgtgtactttgTAAATTTCTATTAAATAGAAATTTACCCCTGCCCAGGGTCCTATAAAAACTCAACCCATGAGTACTTATAAAATTTCTACAAGATAAATAGTTTTACCCCACCCCGGGGTCTGTAAAAatacagcccatgtgtactttgAAAATTTCTATCAAATGGAAATTTACCCCTGCCCGGGGTCCTATAAAAACTCAACCCATGAGTACGTATAAAGTTTCTacaagttaaatatttttaccccaacccggggtttgcaaaaacacagcccatgtgaAAATTTCCTAACATATACAAGTCAATAACAGAGGAAAGGAAGAAAAACACAATAATATTAAACAACCCCGGGGAAACACACCCCGGGGGGGCAAATAAAAATCATCCAGATTAAAGACAAGACAAATTAGCCAAAAGGCTGAGTTTAGACAATACTAAAAACAAAGAAATGGAAATTACATGCCAACAAATGGCAAAGTCCTCAAACTTCTGCCGCAGGCTCGGCGGGAGGAGAAGGAGGCTGCTCCGGGTCACCTTCTGGGATGGGAGACTGCTCAGCAAGTGGCGATCCTGGAGAAGGAGGAACATTGCTAGAGGTTTCGGTGCCAAACTCCCTTGCCTGGATGGCTTCTTTCTCCTGCTCTAGCCGCGTCTCTTCCTCAATGTACTTCTCCAGGAAGACATCGATTATACCATGAGGCTCTTCGACGAGATACTTAGAAGCGATATTCCAGCAGATCTGGATCTTCTCCAGCGCTTTGTCATTCAGCTCTTCGAAGTACGCGGGAGTCCCCCGGAACCCAGCCAGAACCTCTTCGGGAGTGGGCCGGGCGGCAAGATCATCATTCAGCTTCTTGTTCTCCGCCCTCATCTCCCGGACGGAGGCCTCGGCCCGGTCCTTCCTCTCCCGGATCTCGTCAAGAAGTTTCTTATGAGCAGCAGCCTCCTTTGCACTTGCCTCCTTCAACTCATGTATCTCCCGGGACAGCCTCTTGGATTCAGTCTTCTAGACCTCGGCAGCATCAGCCTTCGCCTGTAGGCTCCAGGTTATGCAAACCAGTCCAGCAACCCGGGAGTTAGCCTGAAAACATTATAAATCGCGATTAGATGACACGAATACAAGAAAATAAGAACGAGGAAAGTACGGAATCGAATTTCAAAATGGTATAAGAAAAAGGCTTACAGCAGTAATATCCTCCTGAAGCCCGACCAGGAAGTCGTCGAGAGGCTCCTTTTTGTATTTCTTCCTCTCCGCCGTGCTAGCATAGTTCTCAAACAGCTCCCTCCATCGAGTATCCGGGGTAAAGCTAGCGAGCAGGGCCTTCAAAGTTTCCGGGGTATCCGGGGTCAGGTCAACAGCAGCCTTCTTTGAAACAGGGCCCTCGGATACATCCCCCCTTCTCCCCGGAACCCGAGGAAGCACTCTTCCTCTTTCGGGGTGTTGGGACCCTTGTCGCATCCCCTTGCTGCACATCCTCGACCCGGGGCTCGTTGATCACGATCGTTGTCCTCCCCGGACGAGACGGCGCCGCCTTCCGGGCTGCATCCTCACCCTCACCAACCTTCTTCTTTCCGGAATCTAAGCTCGTCATCCCTCCAATCCTTCGCAGCTTGGCCGAGAGATCCTTAAGTTGGGCAGACATGTTTGGGGGATAGGGAATTAACTTTGGAATACCTGAAGAGGAGACAATAAAATATCAGTCCCGGATACAAACAATCAATAAAAGTGAAAGTAACAAAATAAAGTTAAGGCAAAAGACTTACATCCGGCAGCATGCATATTTTCATTGCTAGTAAAATAGTCCCAGGTCCATTGCGTCCCAAGTGCCCCACAGAAGGCATAAACCATCGCGAGAGCTGCTTGCCCGAGCCGCTGGACCGGAAATctatctgttttaatttcaaGTTTATGGAGTGGCATGAACTCCAGATCCCCACCCCGGACAAAAATAAACTCCCGGTGCCATCCCTTAAGTGACGTCAACATGCTGACCGGGAGAACCATCTTATCGGAAGGATACCCACAGTCCTCGATCCTAAACATGAACTCATAAATCGGCCAAGCGGTGGATCTCTTAATTTTGAAAATGTGATGGAAAAGTTTGAAGGTGGGGATGTAATTTTTGGCATGGCAGCAAGCTAGAAACCAACTTATCCATTTTACTGAATTCGGGGCCAGTTGGGTGAAAGGAATCCCATCACGTCCTGGCAGAGAGATTTGGTAAATTGATGTAATCCGAGGCGCATGCCCCGGAGGTGCTCCAAGGGAATCCCAACCCAACCCTCATCCGGTCTGTGATACACCCTCTCATGCTCATCGGGCCATCTCCATTGGAAGGTATCATCAAGGTTAAAGGCAAGTCTGAGGGCGCTATCTACCTCGGCGTCCGTATATTTCTCCTGAACCTCTTTATGAACCGCCCCACACTCATACTTGATCCCCGGGGCAGTAAAAAACTTCCTATTTATATCGTCTTCATCGTAAGGCTCCCTACCTCCCAACCCATCCGGGCCCCCGTACGCCTCAGATAAGTCTCTGTAATAAAAGCCCAAGGGCTTAGGATTCACTCGGCACTGGACAAAGTATTCGTCCACATCTTCCCAAGACCCATCCGGATTAGAAAGGGTACCCCCGGGACCTAAGACTAATGTTTGGGCTAAAACTTGTTGGGGTTGGTCAACCCGGGGAGGCATCTCTACGGAGCTACTActggaagaagaagatgaagggTAAAATGCGTTTAGTTCGCCTAAACCTCTAGGCCGCTCGGGATACCGACTCCTAAGGGTAGCAGTACGTTTAAAATGGGTACCTGGCATAAACTATGTGTATCTATATAAACGCACCCCGGAGTTAATGTCAAACCCGAACCCAACAacaacaaaaaaaacaaaaaacaaaagaGTTTTAGAAACAGATCGTGTGAAAAACTAAACCCAAAAGCAAGATCTGcaacatatacatacacatacaaCCAAGAACACATATCAAGAACACACCCGGGGCTCTTCAACTTTTTACACTACTAAAAACCCACTTATTCGCATACAAAACTACCAAAATTCATGATATTTACacaaatcaaacacaaaaccatTGAAGAAGCCATGCAAAATCTACACAACTACACAGATTTAAGGTCAAAGCAACAACACAGCGGTGAAAATCGAACAAGGAATATGAAGGGGCGAATCAAAACTCGCACAAAATGGCTGCGTGCATTGCGAGAAcgaaagaaaaagaaatgaaacAAGAAAGCAAAAGATCAAGATACTTACAAAGTAGCAGGAGAAAGAAATGCGGCTTCAAAAAATCTCTGCAAGATTTCtcaggtctctctctctctctatctctctgtGGAAGTTTCTGCGTAAAAGAAAAAAGAAGGGGAGAAGGCGGTATTTATAAAGAAAAGAAAGACAGATGAAAGGTTTTTTGAAGGAAAATTACCACACCCATGTGGAAGCCCGCGATTGGTCCCAAAAAATAACCGCATAGCAGTTATTATACGGCCTGTCCCGTAATCATTACGTGGGCGCGTCTTTTTAGGAGGAAAAAGGGGGGAAGTTAAAGAATATCACACTCAAAGGATACGCATAACCGTATGTATCTTTAACCCCGGCTGGAATCCTAACAGTCGTCCGACACCCCGGATTTGCAGCATCAGCTTTTCAGAGTCCGGTCAAATCAAGTGTCAGGAGTGTACTTATCCACCAAACCGTGCccaaaattcaaattcaaaatcgaccaaccaagtcaaccccggagtctcatccccatTTGACCCCGGGATTAGGGGGCAACAGATCAAAAAACCCCCAAAATTTTTCTAAGCACTTCAAGGAATCCCACCTTGAAATAATATCAAATggctaaccaagtcaaccccggagtctcatccccatTTGACCACGGGGTTAGGGGCAACAGATAAAAAATCCCCCAAATATTTTTTAAGCACTTCAAGGAATCCCGCCTTGAAATAAAATCAAATggctaaccaagtcaaccccagAGTCTCATCCCCATTTGACCCCGAGGTTAGGGGGCAACAGATTAAaaaaaccccaaaatttttctaagcacttcaaggaatcccaccttgaaataaaatcaaatggataaccaagtcaaccccggagtctcattaccatttgaccccggggttagggggcaACAGATCAAAAAACCCCCAATGATAACTGCTATACTCCCCCATCCGGGTAAACCCGCATAAGagagtggggggcaaatgatagccTATAATAATTCAGGCCCAATAATAGGGGCCCAGGGCCCAATAGCAAGAGCCCAGGAAGTACTCAGCTTTAACCTGGAAGGGcccaggacacgtggcaacatcaccaccgtccaggtaccCGGGATCCAGAACGTTCCTACGGTCCGGATCTGGTAGTACTCTGatgcatcccaggagtccagatgccctacagtccaaaaggcaaacctacggtccagattaaaaggtacaaacccctaaaccctaataGGAGGCCTATAAAGGGTAGGACAGAAGGAGGGTTACATGTTACaatctcacatactcactctcccCCCACACACTTACATACACACACGTACACACCATAAATATACCGGCATAATTCTCGTTTTACCCCTCTTCTCCTTAAAAACCCTCTCTcattctcacgccggaggtgccgcggggacgccaccccctTCGGTTCTGTTTTGTAGGTATCCACCCTACAGCTGCACCGCACGCCACCGCCGTTTCCGTCCATAAGGAGCTTGAACCCGGGTCCAGAAAGGAGAAAGTCCCGAGATGATTTGGGATTATCAGTTGGATCGTCCCTCGGTTTTTTTATGAAAAATCCAACGACCATCAGCCAGCATAACCGATCTCAAGGATATTTTTTATGGCTACGGggatatattaaaaaattatagtGTATATGTTAAAATTAAAAAGGGTCATCTGTATCGTCTCTCAGAGCATTTAAGAATGAAAGTAATATTATTTTTACTAATTTCTTTCTTGTAAAGATTATATCTCTTTATTTCTACTAATAATAATAGATGGTGTTATATGAGTAGTGTTAAACAtatcaaaataaaattttaaaaaagatGCCTGAAACTTTTAATTTGGTGCTATTTATATTAACATTCTCCGAGTCCATTAAATAAAACACAACTTAGATAGTGACAAACATTCTTTTAAAACTACCAGCTTAAAACCGAGTATCCGGATGGCACATATatcttaaaatttttaatattatataattttttttaaaaaaattgaatttaattcttaatttttttcatttaaaattttaaatgatatgacttcataataattatattagtagacgtatatgttcataactttttagaacatttaaacttgTTTAAAGTGATAGCATTGATAAGGGAAGAAATATTTttataacgaaattattattttattgaggttAAAATATAATGTCTTCATTATGCGGTAccttaaaaattattattttagcatgttgattacttaatcgattaattataattttataaatgatatttgaaaaagacaattTTAATAATTGAACGATAgagttttattgataattctatgtgcattttttttaaaaatatttatgttttaattaaaatttgattttttagttcacatcaatatTTAACGAATTATACTTaatctaatattaatttgatttatctcggatcatgggtttacattattttatttagCCCGATACTTAATACACCTACCAAATCAAACTGAttttttttagtttaattttattttttttaagtctggatcaataagataattttattttagactgaataattagtatatatgattttatttttattggtcgaattgtatttttattttaattttgtgttagtctgaatcaattgtataatgtatttttttatcctcgataaataagatatattattttgtttattcaATTTTATTAGTTTAATTTTCATAGAAGGactgatagtattattattttatcttaactcgattcacatgatatatcaaataaatcttaataattatgtTTACTTTGCTTAAATATAATATAGcccgaagtaacaaattagaataatattaAATACGATATAAATTAAACcataaattggtagaagaagttgaatttaatataaattataataatatagaATTCGATATAAAATTGAATTCAAATTAGTAAAGTAATAGAGGAAGTTTACTTGAATattaattagaattagaattagaattgattgacccaataattataattaaaataattaaataaagataattaaataatttcagcaagtaccgaccgaaAACTGCCAAACTATGTTTCTTTTATTATATATACTAGCATAcatcccgtgcgatgcacgggtgcccattaatattttaaatttttatttattcagttatattatatttttaaaatatttatataaatatataatgattataaatttataataaaaataatagaataaatgtGGTTGtaatttagtaaaataaataaactatttctagtagtttaacaatttagtagtttagcagatatataacactattatttatatcttttaataatagaataagttgtattcgtagtttagtaggataattatactatatttagtagtattttaataatttagtagtttattataatatataacactatttatctatttttgtaataatcaaaattagggaattatcgttgaaccaaattatatctatttcggttattatagtatagtatagatattTCTTATTATAATATAGTTTAGATTTGGGACACATTCTAAGGAAATATAACATTACTCGATGGGGCGTAAGTTCAAAATTTTTCAGATCAGTTTGTGAATTTAAAAACAAATCACATTATAAAAACACACGCTTTGGATGATCTGCTTCTGCGAGACTGCTACGAAGTACTTGCAGGGGCAGTTTTAATTTGAACTTGGTCTGAGAGTCAATGTCTTCctgatatattaattttatattggACTCTATTTTGTATTTTtgttataaaatataataaaattaaaatggaaaatTGAGCATTTGACCATAAGTTTCAGGTCGTCAGTGAATGAAGTTTATGACACGGCAATAGGAAAGTGACATACCGACAATCACGTAGTtcagaaaatgaaggaagaattTTCGTTTTCCACAAAATTATTTTCTTTcttgattttgattttattattttttatttataattggATAGGTTCTAATGGAATCTGCCAAACATACTCTTAGTCCTGTTATATTAGTCATTTCAATTATTATTGGATTGCGGAAGTGTAGTTTCACGGGttacttttaattttttttaaagaaattttttatttgaaatttcatttataaatatcCGAAATATAATTTGTtgcaaattttttaataaatttcaaagtataaacaaaaaggtaaactgattgatttaatatttttttcattcacaaaagtaatttattaaaaaatgaaCCTTTTTTCTGAATCATAAAATAATTCATTAATCTTAAGTCATATGATATCTATAATACATTGAGCATGCTTGGTTGTCCTAGAATAAGTGGTTGTCCGGGAATAAGTAGTTTATTGACTTATAAATCCGTAAATATTTATCAAAGAGTGTTTTTTAATCCAATTTGTAAGTtgtaaatttaacttataagCCGATAAATTACTTATAAGtcaattatttatattaaattataaattatttattttaaaattttcgaaaCGTGCATACTATAAAAAACAAATCAAGATTCCCTACGTCAAGTTATCATTATTGGTAGCTCCGCATATCTGGCCACGTATTGCTAAAATATGGATTTTAACAGATAATTTAACAATTAGGTGTATCTGtgaaaataatatatatacataattttatcaaaatatattcGAGAAATAGAACATAACTGCACTATCATACAAATTGTTATTAATAAATCATGATTAACGTACCATAGATTTACAATGATATTAATACGGGATAAAATAAATCTTAATCACGtcattaatgttgcattaattacatCTAAAACTGCAAGACCCATTAAAGAAGATCATATGTAT is a window from the Apium graveolens cultivar Ventura chromosome 1, ASM990537v1, whole genome shotgun sequence genome containing:
- the LOC141688527 gene encoding uncharacterized protein LOC141688527, which produces MMIQTLDDEPICFSYSDYKGLDPDHNLALVVTLDVANNEVKRILVDNGSSVNIVFEHTLNMMELGHLRMDPFLEDPLYGFGNTMIPIRGIIYLPIIFGTAPRQVSYMMKFYVISATSSYNMILGRPTITKLRAIPSTIHLKLKFPTPGDVGELKGNREMAGRCYGQALVMAETEPENRKKIMSLPKGQSRKKHREHLSKRARLDMNMIEDSGYSVTNVDARIQKFVESKEKTKVEPAQQTIEVDLEPGNPTRKIKIGKGLETTFQKELIDLLKEFADVFAWSPEDMPGIDESVAIHSLDVDPKQRPIKQKRRNFAPERQQAIDQEVEKLLKADIICEIKYPYWLANVVLVKKPNGK
- the LOC141688370 gene encoding uncharacterized protein LOC141688370; this translates as MARALRDLKRKVEGDMEVGAAATPFTKKLESTPEESGLKHFNFDSFDGLADPEEHLNYFVQISNIYDYSDLTRCRFFASMLKGGTQKWFSRIPSRSVDSWKDFREMFLKRFRANRMNELQMCHLETIQQRSKESLPEFIKTFQEAVNQLSNLEEKETVNIFRRNLHPISCEGYVKDLIHREPQSLASAYALASKFIKENDFLKSMKMNRRIHDDDESPERRSSSRKDKRYKLDRQANYIQQSRGTPPRETYTELRKNERKPKTKKEPKPEPEWTPLNRPRVDILREVKGKPFYYPPKPLLAPPENRARDKHCGYHEDHGHTTENYFSLKMFIEDQIKKGNMNQYLQRGSIDKDRAPGRGKNVVNVVF